A single window of Caldimicrobium thiodismutans DNA harbors:
- a CDS encoding NAD(P)H-dependent glycerol-3-phosphate dehydrogenase, translating to MPKIAIIGAGSWGTALGKVLAEKGLDVILLARRKEIVDSINSLKENPFYLPGIPLPGALKATLDPEEALSKSNLVIWTIPSHTLRENLYNLEPYVSKIRFHLSGIKGIDIETTKSPLQLLREHLGEDKLYFVLGGPSFALEVAKGLPTAVVVAGPERKETQKIQELLAWKYFRVYRSYDPLGVEIASALKNVIAIASGICDGLGLGLNARAGLITRGLIEIIKLGTKLGGKKETFYGLAGLGDLVLTCTGALSRNYQVGLKLGEGKSLEEVLKEIKQVAEGVKTVSVVKELSEKFEVSLPICEEIYNIIYKEEKPRNSIERLLARSLKEEFEEVENERA from the coding sequence ATGCCAAAGATTGCCATTATTGGAGCAGGCTCTTGGGGGACAGCCCTTGGAAAGGTCTTAGCTGAAAAGGGGCTTGATGTTATCCTTCTTGCCAGAAGAAAGGAAATTGTAGATTCTATAAATTCTCTCAAAGAGAACCCCTTTTATCTCCCTGGAATTCCTCTTCCAGGAGCCCTCAAGGCCACTCTTGACCCTGAAGAGGCCCTTAGTAAGTCAAACCTTGTTATCTGGACCATTCCTTCTCACACTCTTAGAGAAAATCTTTATAACCTTGAACCTTATGTATCCAAAATAAGGTTTCATCTCTCAGGTATCAAGGGGATTGACATTGAAACCACTAAAAGCCCTCTTCAGCTTTTAAGAGAACATCTTGGTGAGGATAAACTTTATTTTGTTCTCGGGGGGCCATCTTTTGCTCTTGAGGTAGCCAAGGGGCTTCCCACAGCAGTTGTTGTTGCTGGCCCTGAAAGAAAAGAAACCCAAAAAATTCAGGAATTACTTGCCTGGAAATACTTTAGAGTTTATCGGAGTTATGATCCCCTTGGAGTGGAAATTGCCTCGGCCCTTAAAAATGTTATTGCCATTGCCTCAGGCATATGTGATGGCTTAGGCCTTGGTCTTAATGCAAGGGCAGGATTAATCACCAGAGGACTTATTGAAATCATAAAACTTGGGACAAAACTCGGAGGTAAAAAGGAAACCTTTTATGGCCTTGCAGGACTTGGAGATTTGGTATTAACCTGTACAGGTGCCCTTTCAAGAAATTATCAGGTTGGGTTAAAACTTGGTGAAGGAAAATCCCTTGAGGAGGTCTTAAAGGAGATTAAACAAGTTGCAGAGGGGGTAAAAACTGTTTCTGTGGTAAAAGAGCTTTCAGAAAAATTTGAAGTCTCTTTACCCATTTGTGAAGAGATTTATAATATTATTTATAAAGAAGAAAAACCAAGAAACTCTATTGAGAGACTCCTTGCAAGGAGTTTAAAAGAAGAATTTGAGGAGGTGGAAAATGAAAGAGCTTAA
- a CDS encoding DsrE family protein, protein MKELKLLMHVPDSSRFEPALKVSRNFALAMGERPYKVKILVNFEGITVLNDFTPFVELFKEVLSYGVEVYFCENALKGFNIPREKVPEGGKTVPAGIVALVEWQDEGFRYVRA, encoded by the coding sequence ATGAAAGAGCTTAAACTTTTAATGCATGTTCCTGATTCTTCAAGGTTTGAGCCGGCTCTAAAGGTCTCAAGAAATTTTGCCTTAGCCATGGGAGAGAGACCCTACAAGGTAAAAATTCTTGTAAATTTCGAGGGAATTACAGTTTTAAATGACTTTACACCTTTTGTAGAACTTTTCAAAGAAGTCCTTTCTTATGGGGTTGAGGTCTATTTTTGTGAAAATGCCTTAAAAGGTTTTAATATACCCAGAGAAAAAGTTCCAGAGGGGGGGAAGACTGTTCCTGCAGGAATTGTAGCCCTTGTGGAATGGCAGGATGAAGGTTTTAGATATGTTAGGGCTTAG
- a CDS encoding substrate-binding domain-containing protein, translated as MLGLRSLVLALLIISFFVSILRAEEQLIFLISPMTSPVSTLSKFQPLAKYLEHRLSKKIVIKQRNNYQKINENLAQNRAHFAYLCTGGYLKGRELYNLEILAIPVINGKKTYQAYVVVHKNSPYQNIEDLKGLTFVFTDPLSLTGHLFIKAYLKKLGASPENFFKKTYFTGSHEKSIEAVARGLADAASIDSLVFEDLKLKGDALIKDLKIIYKSQEFGMPPFVVSPHLSKNEKLKLLQTLLKMNNDPEGKEILRGIGFDRFDPPDHTLYTSAIQILKLIK; from the coding sequence ATGTTAGGGCTTAGGAGTCTTGTTCTTGCCCTTTTGATAATATCCTTTTTTGTCTCCATCCTTAGAGCTGAAGAGCAGCTTATCTTTCTCATTTCACCTATGACCTCACCTGTTTCAACCCTTTCCAAGTTTCAGCCTTTGGCAAAATATCTTGAACATAGACTAAGTAAGAAGATTGTTATTAAACAAAGAAATAATTATCAAAAAATAAACGAAAATCTTGCTCAGAATAGAGCCCATTTTGCTTATTTATGTACGGGTGGCTATCTTAAAGGCAGAGAGCTTTATAACCTTGAAATCCTTGCTATTCCAGTCATCAATGGTAAAAAAACTTATCAGGCCTATGTGGTTGTGCACAAAAATAGCCCCTATCAGAATATTGAAGACTTAAAGGGCTTAACCTTTGTTTTTACTGATCCACTATCCCTTACAGGCCATCTTTTTATAAAAGCTTATTTAAAAAAACTCGGGGCCTCACCAGAAAACTTCTTTAAAAAAACTTACTTTACTGGTAGCCACGAAAAGTCTATTGAGGCCGTAGCTCGGGGTTTGGCTGATGCTGCTTCCATTGATAGTCTTGTTTTTGAAGACTTGAAGCTTAAGGGAGATGCTCTGATTAAAGATTTGAAAATTATTTATAAATCTCAGGAATTTGGTATGCCTCCTTTTGTGGTTTCTCCTCACCTTTCCAAAAATGAAAAATTGAAACTCTTACAGACTCTACTTAAAATGAATAATGATCCTGAGGGAAAGGAAATTTTAAGAGGTATTGGTTTTGATCGTTTTGACCCCCCGGATCATACCCTTTACACTTCTGCAATACAGATTTTGAAACTTATAAAGTGA
- a CDS encoding sensor histidine kinase, translated as MRSLSFKLSLAIITIILFTSFTVGIVIFQGQKTFLEKELHKKGLYLSKLLSEQLIEPLLYEEKFTLYKTLETSFNAEPDYILFAEVFSLQGDPMVALFKEKPPQNLQPDILKNINTVSFKEFADHYEILSPIIAKNYGIIGYLRLGISYKTWKETLQEVHSKAFFTVFFITLLGILIALFITRKIIQPAQERMLRAEKLSALGQFASGLAHEIKNPLTSVKMLLQESIESQSPLEKRDLEIIEKELNRIDKIVKDFLSFARVNKRELKLVNLSELIGNVVELCRGEIEKAGIDLEIHSPLPPLEIYGDEDGLKQVIINLLLNSFQAINGKGGKIEIKLQKIGKQAKINIVDTGLGIPKRFLPHIFDPFFTTKKEGTGLGLSIVSRIVKEHRGKIEVFSEEGKGTNVEIILPLSGKSL; from the coding sequence TTGCGTAGCCTTAGTTTTAAACTTTCCTTAGCTATAATCACCATAATCTTATTTACTTCTTTTACGGTCGGTATCGTTATTTTTCAGGGACAAAAAACCTTTCTTGAAAAAGAACTTCATAAAAAGGGGCTTTATTTAAGTAAATTGCTTTCTGAACAGCTTATTGAACCTCTACTTTATGAAGAAAAATTCACCCTTTATAAAACTCTTGAAACCTCTTTTAATGCAGAACCTGACTACATTTTATTTGCTGAGGTCTTTTCTCTTCAAGGAGACCCTATGGTTGCTCTTTTTAAAGAAAAACCACCACAAAATTTGCAACCTGATATCCTCAAGAACATAAACACAGTAAGTTTTAAGGAATTTGCTGATCATTATGAAATCTTGAGCCCGATTATAGCTAAAAATTACGGGATCATTGGCTATCTCAGACTGGGAATAAGTTATAAAACCTGGAAGGAAACACTGCAAGAAGTCCATAGTAAGGCCTTCTTCACAGTTTTTTTCATTACTTTATTGGGTATTCTAATAGCTCTTTTTATCACCAGAAAGATCATACAGCCAGCGCAGGAGAGAATGCTAAGGGCTGAGAAGTTATCAGCCCTTGGCCAATTTGCTTCAGGCCTTGCCCATGAAATTAAGAACCCCTTAACCTCGGTTAAGATGCTTCTGCAAGAGAGCATTGAAAGTCAATCTCCTTTAGAAAAAAGGGATCTTGAAATCATTGAAAAAGAACTCAACAGAATTGATAAGATTGTTAAAGATTTCCTCAGTTTTGCCAGGGTTAATAAAAGGGAACTAAAATTAGTAAACCTTTCGGAACTGATAGGCAATGTGGTTGAACTCTGTCGGGGAGAAATTGAAAAGGCCGGTATTGATCTTGAAATACATTCACCTCTACCCCCCCTTGAAATTTATGGAGATGAGGATGGTTTGAAACAAGTCATTATAAATCTTTTATTAAATTCTTTTCAGGCTATCAATGGTAAGGGAGGAAAAATAGAAATTAAACTACAAAAAATAGGAAAACAAGCTAAAATTAACATTGTGGATACAGGGTTGGGAATACCCAAGCGATTCCTTCCCCATATCTTTGATCCCTTCTTTACAACTAAAAAAGAAGGAACAGGCCTTGGTCTTTCTATAGTTAGCAGAATTGTTAAAGAACATCGTGGAAAAATTGAGGTCTTCTCTGAAGAAGGCAAAGGAACTAATGTAGAAATAATACTTCCTCTTTCTGGTAAATCGTTATGA
- a CDS encoding sigma-54-dependent transcriptional regulator, producing the protein MKRLLIVDDEPSVHYAFEKVLSKEYEIHSVETLQEAYSKFEEISPHLVLLDLKLPDGNGIEFLKNIKKAQSEIPVIVITAFADTESAIYAMKEGAFDYLAKPFDINQLKELIRKALSSSSKDSESLTLQANLNCPAKIVGKSKAILEVSKLVGQIANTDIPVLIMGESGVGKELVARAIHCFGKRKEKPFLAVNCASLPDTLIESELFGYEPGAFTSAEKRKLGKFEVAHGGTLFLDEIGDMSLSTQAKLLRVLQDQTFERLGGNKPIQVDVRIIAATNKNLKELIKNGLFRADLYHRLNVVNIEIPPLRERKEDIPILVEYFIQRTNQEVGTAIKGITKEALTLLENYSFPGNVRELENIIKRAVILAKGAYITPEEIRFHYLENGDELENIVKILVEEGFNRFSADIYHEILKRVERNLIQKALQLTGGNQVKASALLGINRLTLRKKLEEYF; encoded by the coding sequence ATGAAAAGATTACTTATTGTAGATGACGAACCCTCTGTTCATTATGCCTTTGAAAAGGTTTTAAGTAAAGAATATGAAATCCATAGTGTTGAGACCTTGCAAGAGGCTTATTCTAAATTTGAGGAAATCTCGCCCCATCTTGTTCTCTTAGATCTAAAGCTTCCTGATGGAAATGGGATTGAATTTTTAAAGAATATTAAAAAAGCCCAATCTGAGATACCAGTTATTGTTATTACTGCTTTTGCGGATACGGAAAGTGCTATTTATGCTATGAAAGAGGGAGCCTTTGATTATTTAGCTAAACCCTTTGACATTAACCAGCTTAAAGAACTCATTCGCAAAGCCCTTTCCTCAAGTAGTAAAGATTCAGAATCCCTTACCCTACAGGCTAATTTAAATTGTCCAGCCAAGATTGTAGGTAAGAGTAAGGCTATCCTTGAGGTTTCCAAACTTGTAGGCCAGATAGCAAATACTGATATTCCTGTGCTGATTATGGGAGAATCCGGTGTTGGTAAAGAGCTGGTGGCAAGAGCCATACACTGTTTTGGTAAAAGAAAGGAAAAACCCTTTTTAGCGGTTAATTGTGCCTCTTTACCAGATACCCTTATTGAGAGTGAACTTTTTGGATATGAACCAGGGGCCTTTACTTCTGCGGAAAAGAGAAAACTTGGTAAATTTGAAGTGGCTCACGGAGGGACTCTTTTTCTTGATGAAATCGGAGATATGAGTCTTTCTACTCAGGCAAAACTTCTGAGAGTCCTTCAGGATCAGACCTTTGAAAGATTGGGAGGAAATAAACCTATTCAGGTAGATGTGCGGATTATTGCCGCAACCAATAAAAATCTTAAAGAACTCATTAAAAATGGGCTTTTTAGGGCTGATTTATATCATCGTTTAAATGTAGTAAATATAGAAATCCCTCCCTTGCGAGAGAGAAAAGAGGATATCCCCATCCTTGTAGAATATTTCATACAGAGAACAAATCAAGAAGTTGGAACAGCTATTAAGGGTATAACCAAGGAGGCCCTTACTTTGCTTGAAAACTATAGCTTCCCGGGAAATGTTAGAGAGCTTGAAAATATTATTAAAAGGGCTGTTATTCTTGCCAAAGGTGCCTATATAACTCCTGAGGAAATTAGATTTCACTATCTTGAAAATGGCGACGAATTGGAAAATATAGTGAAAATCCTTGTTGAGGAAGGTTTTAACCGCTTCTCAGCTGATATCTATCACGAAATTTTAAAACGAGTAGAGAGGAATCTTATTCAAAAGGCCCTTCAATTAACCGGGGGTAATCAGGTAAAGGCTTCAGCCCTCTTAGGAATTAATAGACTTACCTTGAGAAAGAAACTGGAAGAATACTTTTAA
- a CDS encoding 4Fe-4S dicluster domain-containing protein encodes MTEDILITMRRDLERVLKQKKEGFHWVMIIDLRKCVGCHACTVGCMAENVLPPGIMYRPVFDQTNGTYPKLKRVFIPRPCQQCDNPPCVPVCPVKGKATWKEKKGIGEGIVMINYNECIGCGKCVPACPYKVRALDLGEFHSQNAPFIPEYEKRPNFEYLRPWPRTKDEDPIGKARKCHFCYHRLVQGMLPMCVTTCIGRANYFGDLKDKESLVYKIYEENKNKLMTMIKVPDATPIYGKAEFGKSPTKPRVFYIPA; translated from the coding sequence ATGACTGAAGACATTTTAATTACTATGAGGAGAGATTTAGAACGGGTCTTAAAACAAAAGAAAGAGGGCTTTCATTGGGTAATGATTATTGATTTAAGAAAGTGTGTGGGATGTCATGCCTGCACTGTTGGGTGTATGGCAGAGAATGTTTTGCCTCCAGGGATTATGTATCGTCCTGTTTTTGATCAGACCAATGGAACTTATCCCAAGCTTAAGAGGGTTTTTATTCCAAGGCCCTGTCAGCAGTGTGATAATCCCCCCTGTGTGCCGGTATGCCCAGTAAAGGGTAAAGCTACCTGGAAAGAAAAGAAGGGAATCGGAGAAGGTATAGTTATGATTAATTATAATGAGTGTATAGGATGTGGAAAATGTGTTCCAGCCTGTCCATATAAGGTTAGGGCTTTAGACCTTGGAGAGTTTCACTCTCAAAATGCCCCCTTTATACCTGAATATGAGAAAAGACCAAACTTTGAGTATTTAAGGCCCTGGCCAAGAACTAAAGATGAAGATCCCATTGGAAAGGCAAGAAAATGCCACTTCTGTTATCATCGTTTGGTTCAGGGTATGCTTCCTATGTGTGTTACCACTTGCATTGGCAGAGCTAATTATTTCGGTGATCTCAAGGATAAAGAAAGCCTTGTCTATAAAATCTATGAAGAAAATAAAAATAAATTAATGACTATGATTAAAGTTCCTGATGCTACACCTATTTATGGAAAGGCTGAATTTGGCAAATCTCCAACCAAACCAAGGGTTTTTTATATTCCGGCATAG
- a CDS encoding molybdopterin-dependent oxidoreductase yields MEKEKKETLKREGEIFDLSRRDFLKCSALLGGTLLAGQLEWAQDLIRRAQAGELTPEEQYQLSKAENILYSVCLQCNTGCGIKVKLFRKGNQAIAVKIDGNPYNPWTTLPWVSLPANPKEVAKIDTAICPKGQAGIQTLYDPYRITKVLKRAGKRGENKWITISFDQAIEEIVNGGYLFKHVPGEENRYVKGLKDYYVLRDPKIAKEMAEEVSKIWKAKDKKQAVEEFKAKFKDYLHVLIDPDHPDLGPKNNQIIYMWGRKKAGRGEFDARFFKDYLGTVNTHGHTTVCQGSLYFTCKALSEQYEYNKFSGGKKFYWQADQENSKFILFIGANLFDANYGPPNRTVRITERLAKGELTIAVADPRFNKLASKAKYYLPVKPGTDAALCLAIIQWIINNQKYDARYLRCANKAAAKETGEPTWCNSTWLVKIDKDGKATKFLRAHEIGLAEPKKVVDKDGKEHTLEFLVVMKDGKPVAFDPNDDKNPVYGDLFVDTEINGIKVKSALQILKESASAKTLEEWAKICDVDPKLIEAVAKELTNYGKKACVDVHRGVAQHTNGFYNVTAAMNINLLLGNFDWKGGMIAASTYAIDGSKKGQPFNFAKMKPKALKPFGISIIRHDVKYEETTLFKGYPAKRNWYPLSSDIYEEIIPSIGDAYPYPCGILFTYMAAPTYALPAGHTNIEILADVNKVPLYIASDIVIGTTSMYADYIFPDLSYLERWEFHGSHPNMPAKVQPVRQPVVAPIPETVKVFGMEMPVCWETLLLALAEKLDLPGYGENGFGEGLPFKHLDDMYIRMVANIAMEEPAVPDASDEEVDLFIKARSHLPKSVFDVERWKKIAGPYFKKVVCILNRGGRFQDYKDVYKGEQVSNKYGKLINIYQEKTAGTKNSVTGKSNPGYAIYIPIMALDGKTPDGHGLTAGYDLHLITQRDITQTKSRTIVDYWLLAVYPENGIVINPIDAKVLGLKAGDLVKVVSATNPEGVWDLKNGKKKPMIGKVIVTETIKPGVITFTLGHGHWATGAGDFIIDGKLIKGDPKRATGIHANAAMWVDPYMKNTCMLDPVGGSVSFYDTKVKLIKV; encoded by the coding sequence ATGGAGAAAGAAAAAAAAGAGACCTTAAAAAGGGAAGGAGAAATTTTTGATCTTTCAAGAAGGGATTTTCTTAAGTGTTCTGCCCTTCTTGGTGGAACCTTACTTGCAGGTCAACTTGAATGGGCTCAGGATTTAATTAGAAGAGCCCAGGCAGGAGAACTTACCCCTGAGGAACAATATCAGCTCTCAAAGGCGGAAAATATTCTTTATAGTGTATGTCTCCAGTGTAATACCGGATGTGGTATTAAGGTTAAACTTTTTAGAAAAGGAAATCAGGCTATAGCAGTTAAGATTGATGGAAATCCCTATAATCCCTGGACTACTCTTCCCTGGGTTTCCTTGCCTGCCAATCCCAAGGAGGTAGCTAAAATTGATACCGCCATCTGTCCTAAAGGACAGGCTGGGATTCAAACCCTTTATGATCCCTATAGAATTACCAAGGTGTTAAAACGGGCTGGAAAAAGAGGAGAAAATAAATGGATTACCATTTCCTTTGATCAGGCTATAGAAGAAATAGTGAATGGAGGATATCTCTTTAAACATGTTCCTGGTGAAGAAAATCGCTATGTTAAAGGATTGAAGGATTATTATGTCTTAAGAGATCCAAAGATTGCAAAAGAAATGGCTGAAGAGGTATCCAAAATCTGGAAGGCTAAAGACAAAAAACAGGCTGTTGAGGAATTTAAGGCTAAATTCAAAGATTATCTCCATGTGCTTATTGATCCAGACCATCCTGATCTTGGCCCCAAGAACAATCAAATTATTTATATGTGGGGAAGGAAAAAGGCAGGTAGAGGGGAATTTGATGCAAGATTTTTCAAAGATTATTTAGGCACAGTGAATACCCACGGGCATACCACTGTTTGTCAGGGTAGCTTGTATTTTACCTGTAAGGCTTTGAGTGAACAATATGAATACAATAAATTTAGTGGTGGTAAGAAATTTTACTGGCAAGCCGATCAGGAAAACTCAAAATTTATCCTTTTTATTGGAGCCAATCTCTTTGATGCAAATTATGGGCCACCTAACAGAACAGTTAGAATTACTGAGAGGCTTGCTAAGGGAGAATTAACTATTGCTGTTGCTGATCCAAGATTTAATAAACTTGCTTCCAAGGCAAAGTATTATCTCCCTGTTAAACCAGGAACAGATGCTGCCCTTTGCTTAGCTATAATTCAGTGGATTATTAATAATCAAAAATATGATGCCAGATATTTGCGCTGTGCAAATAAAGCTGCTGCAAAAGAGACAGGAGAGCCCACCTGGTGTAATTCTACATGGCTTGTAAAGATTGACAAGGATGGGAAAGCAACCAAGTTTTTAAGAGCTCATGAGATAGGTCTTGCTGAACCCAAAAAGGTCGTTGACAAAGATGGTAAGGAGCACACTTTGGAATTCTTAGTTGTCATGAAGGATGGAAAGCCAGTTGCCTTTGATCCCAATGATGACAAAAATCCCGTTTATGGAGATCTTTTTGTGGATACTGAAATCAATGGAATAAAGGTAAAAAGCGCCTTACAAATTCTCAAGGAGAGTGCCTCTGCCAAAACTCTGGAAGAATGGGCAAAGATTTGTGATGTAGATCCCAAGCTTATTGAGGCTGTAGCCAAGGAGCTAACAAATTATGGAAAGAAGGCTTGCGTTGATGTTCACAGGGGAGTTGCTCAGCATACAAACGGCTTCTATAATGTTACCGCAGCTATGAATATAAATCTTCTTCTTGGGAACTTTGACTGGAAAGGAGGAATGATTGCAGCCTCAACTTATGCCATTGATGGAAGTAAAAAAGGTCAGCCCTTCAATTTTGCTAAAATGAAACCTAAGGCCTTAAAACCTTTTGGAATTAGTATTATCAGACATGATGTAAAATACGAAGAGACCACTCTCTTTAAAGGGTATCCTGCTAAGAGAAACTGGTATCCCCTTTCTTCTGATATTTATGAAGAAATCATCCCCTCCATTGGAGATGCCTATCCCTATCCTTGCGGAATTCTCTTTACCTATATGGCTGCTCCAACCTATGCCCTTCCAGCCGGGCATACCAATATTGAAATCCTGGCTGATGTAAACAAGGTTCCCCTTTACATAGCTTCTGACATAGTTATAGGAACAACCTCAATGTATGCGGACTATATCTTTCCTGATCTAAGTTATCTTGAAAGATGGGAATTTCATGGATCTCATCCCAACATGCCTGCTAAGGTTCAACCAGTAAGACAGCCCGTTGTTGCACCCATTCCAGAAACAGTTAAGGTCTTTGGAATGGAAATGCCTGTTTGCTGGGAGACCTTACTTCTTGCCCTTGCTGAAAAACTCGATCTTCCCGGCTATGGTGAAAATGGATTTGGTGAAGGCCTTCCCTTCAAACATCTGGATGACATGTATATCCGTATGGTAGCCAACATTGCTATGGAAGAACCAGCTGTTCCTGACGCCTCAGATGAGGAAGTAGATCTTTTCATCAAAGCAAGGTCTCATCTTCCAAAGAGTGTTTTTGATGTAGAGAGATGGAAAAAGATAGCAGGCCCCTATTTCAAAAAGGTTGTTTGTATCCTGAATAGAGGTGGGAGATTTCAGGATTATAAAGATGTCTATAAGGGTGAACAGGTGTCTAATAAGTATGGAAAGCTCATAAATATTTATCAGGAAAAGACTGCAGGAACAAAGAATTCTGTTACCGGAAAATCCAACCCAGGATATGCAATTTATATACCCATTATGGCCCTTGATGGTAAGACCCCTGATGGACATGGATTAACTGCAGGATATGATTTACATCTGATCACTCAAAGAGATATTACTCAAACTAAGAGCAGAACCATTGTAGATTACTGGTTGCTTGCTGTTTATCCAGAAAATGGTATTGTTATTAATCCTATAGATGCTAAAGTTCTTGGCTTAAAAGCAGGTGATCTCGTAAAGGTAGTCTCTGCAACTAATCCAGAAGGGGTTTGGGATCTTAAAAATGGCAAGAAGAAGCCCATGATCGGAAAGGTCATAGTCACGGAAACTATAAAACCAGGTGTCATAACTTTTACTCTGGGACATGGGCACTGGGCAACAGGAGCAGGAGACTTTATAATTGACGGAAAGCTTATCAAAGGTGACCCAAAAAGAGCAACAGGAATCCATGCAAATGCAGCTATGTGGGTTGATCCTTATATGAAAAATACCTGTATGCTCGATCCCGTAGGAGGCTCAGTATCCTTCTATGACACTAAGGTAAAATTAATCAAAGTTTAA
- a CDS encoding ammonia-forming cytochrome c nitrite reductase subunit c552: MGMKGKKLKWSMGLPLALLGGALVVGGLYSQVEAKKGVTSPVEKADVQTCYGCHSEIKDLHATSKHKNLNCNVCHSNFGKHLENPMENKPITRLEHAVCGQCHKDQYETFVSVNLASPAKIEKATSTSRSPLFDNLMRPHGFTREHAEPRSHIFALVDHLLVDRAYGGRFQLKDWTMLFNAKAAEKSAWEVLKDADPASSDQKIFPPYTPRTAATAANPVCLQCKTTDFILKWAYMGDKHPKAKWDRTSKVVEMARDAHRTFACVHCHDPHAAKHRVVRDALIEAIVDRGKGTYPYDPEKSKKVTVQKIVFRDFRAIGILNKADANIMCAQCHVEYNCNPGFDPKTGQAIPMADRRTNFFPWVNVMDIEKVYDEIGFRDFKHEITGAPLIKLQHPEVETFWGSKHERAGVTCADCHMPKVKNKQGKIYTFHGQRSVKYVPGRTAVCVNCHKYWTPEQAEYVISGIQNYIRGKMRKAEFWISKLVDTYAQAQAVGVSEEVLAQARQKHAQAHHYWEWWTAENSDGFHNPELATASLNKAIQLANDGVLLLEKAIKEKRTSGK, encoded by the coding sequence ATGGGTATGAAAGGAAAAAAATTAAAATGGAGCATGGGATTACCCCTTGCTCTTTTAGGGGGAGCCTTGGTTGTGGGTGGCCTATATTCCCAAGTTGAAGCCAAAAAGGGCGTAACATCCCCTGTGGAAAAGGCGGATGTTCAGACCTGTTATGGCTGTCATAGTGAGATTAAAGACCTTCATGCAACAAGTAAGCACAAAAATTTAAACTGTAATGTCTGTCATTCCAACTTTGGAAAACATCTTGAAAATCCTATGGAGAACAAACCTATTACACGCCTTGAGCATGCTGTTTGCGGACAGTGCCATAAGGATCAATATGAAACCTTTGTGAGTGTTAATTTGGCTTCACCGGCAAAGATTGAAAAAGCAACCTCAACAAGTAGGTCCCCTCTTTTTGACAATCTTATGAGACCCCATGGCTTTACGAGGGAACATGCTGAGCCTCGGAGCCACATTTTTGCTTTAGTTGATCATCTTCTTGTGGACAGAGCTTATGGCGGAAGATTTCAACTTAAGGACTGGACTATGCTTTTTAATGCCAAGGCAGCTGAAAAAAGCGCCTGGGAAGTTTTAAAAGATGCTGATCCTGCATCAAGTGATCAGAAAATTTTTCCACCTTACACTCCAAGAACAGCAGCCACAGCTGCAAACCCTGTATGCTTACAATGTAAGACCACAGATTTTATTCTTAAATGGGCCTATATGGGAGATAAACACCCCAAGGCCAAATGGGATAGAACCTCTAAGGTAGTAGAGATGGCAAGGGATGCTCACAGAACATTTGCTTGTGTGCACTGTCATGATCCTCACGCAGCTAAACACAGAGTAGTAAGAGATGCCCTGATTGAGGCCATTGTTGACAGAGGTAAAGGGACCTATCCTTATGACCCTGAAAAGAGCAAAAAAGTCACTGTCCAAAAGATTGTCTTTAGGGATTTTAGAGCTATTGGAATCTTAAATAAAGCAGATGCCAATATAATGTGTGCCCAGTGTCATGTAGAATATAACTGTAATCCTGGCTTTGATCCAAAGACCGGACAGGCTATACCCATGGCTGATAGAAGAACCAATTTCTTCCCCTGGGTTAATGTAATGGATATTGAAAAGGTTTATGATGAAATAGGCTTTAGAGATTTCAAGCATGAAATAACTGGTGCTCCTCTTATTAAGCTTCAGCATCCTGAGGTGGAGACCTTCTGGGGAAGCAAACATGAAAGAGCAGGAGTGACCTGTGCGGATTGTCATATGCCAAAGGTTAAAAATAAACAGGGCAAGATCTATACCTTCCATGGGCAGAGAAGTGTAAAGTATGTGCCTGGAAGAACTGCGGTTTGTGTTAACTGTCATAAATACTGGACGCCAGAGCAAGCTGAATATGTGATTTCAGGAATACAGAATTATATCCGTGGAAAGATGAGAAAGGCTGAGTTCTGGATTTCAAAACTTGTGGATACTTATGCCCAGGCCCAGGCAGTCGGGGTTTCTGAGGAGGTTCTTGCTCAGGCAAGACAGAAGCACGCTCAGGCTCATCACTATTGGGAATGGTGGACTGCTGAAAACTCTGATGGTTTTCACAATCCCGAACTTGCTACTGCTTCTCTAAATAAAGCAATTCAATTAGCAAATGATGGAGTCCTTCTCCTTGAAAAGGCCATAAAAGAGAAGCGGACATCTGGTAAGTAA